Proteins co-encoded in one Prunus persica cultivar Lovell chromosome G6, Prunus_persica_NCBIv2, whole genome shotgun sequence genomic window:
- the LOC18772656 gene encoding AP2-like ethylene-responsive transcription factor ANT isoform X1 → MKSMSNDGSNNNDNNNSNNNNNNWLDFSLSPNMKMEAPSEPHHHHHHHQISESSSSSVAAIASSVPTSFFHSPPHFNYGIYYGVEGDTSAGLYSPLSMMPLKSDGSLCIMEALNRSQQPQGMVTTTTTSTPKLEDFFGGATMGTHYENNDREAMALSLDSMFYQQNNHHEPNNQNLINHLQQQQQQQQQQQQNPRHQEQSVHQVQVQAQQQQYSYYSGLRGHEMMLEEGHKETHLAADNYNLQQPRMGLDQSISDMKCWISRNYAANHAMEQNMIGCMGDNGAESGSIGAMPYGDLQSLSLSMSPGSQSSCVTGSQQISPTLADSVTMDTKKRGPEKVDQKQIVHRKSLDTFGQRTSQYRGVTRHRWTGRYEAHLWDNSCKKEGQSRKGRQVYLGGYDMEEKAARAYDLAALKYWGPSTHINFPLENYQKELEDMKNMTRQEYVAHLRRKSSGFSRGASMYRGVTSRHHQHGRWQARIGRVAGNKDLYLGTFSTQEEAAEAYDIAAIKFRGLNAVTNFDITRYDVDRIMASNTLLAGELAKRNKETIPVNEAATNQNHVAQTSNGEAIVSLKNINEGEDWKMALYQSSQQLDQKQPSAEPHNVIQAEAEDSAKMGAAHVSNASSLVTSLSSSREGSPDKSCQPSFFGMPPAASKFFTSSSDTVSSWIPTVQSRPGLTMPHMPIFAAWTDA, encoded by the exons ATGAAATCCATGAGTAATGATGGTAGCAACAACAACGACAACAACAACagtaataataacaataataactggttggatttttctctctctcctaatATGAAAATGGAAGCCCCATCTGagcctcatcatcatcatcaccatcaccaaaTTTcggagtcttcttcttcttctgttgcTGCTATTGCCTCCTCTGTTCCAACTAGTTTCTTCCACTCCCCACCTCACTTCAACTATGGAATATACTATGGAGTTGAAGGAGATACCAGTGCTGGCTTGTACTCTCCTTTGTCCATGATGCCACTCAAGTCTGATGGCTCTCTCTGTATAATGGAAGCTCTCAACAGGTCACAGCAGCCTCAAG GAATGGTAACAACAACTACTACTTCAACTCCAAAACTAGAGGACTTCTTTGGTGGTGCAACCATGGGGACCCATTATGAAAACAATGACAGAGAAGCTATGGCTCTCAGCCTAGACAGCATGTTTTACCAACAAAACAACCATCATGAGCCCAACAACCAAAACTTGATCAACCATcttcagcagcagcagcagcaacaacagcaacagcagcagaACCCCAGGCACCAAGAACAATCAGTGCATCAGGTTCAGGTTCAGgcccaacaacaacaatattcATACTACTCTGGCCTCAGAGGCCATGAGATGATGTTGGAGGAGGGGCACAAGGAAACCCATCTTGCAGCAGATAATTACAATCTCCAGCAGCCAAGAATGGGGCTTGATCAGAGCATTTCTGACATGAAGTGCTGGATTTCAAGAAATTATGCAGCTAACCATGCAATGGAGCAGAATATGATTGGCTGCATGGGTGATAACGGGGCTGAATCTGGGTCTATTGGGGCAATGCCGTATGGGGATTTACAGTCTTTGAGCTTGTCCATGAGCCCTGGCTCCCAATCAAGCTGTGTTACTGGTTCACAGCAAATCTCACCTACTTTGGCTGATAGTGTGACCATGGATACCAAGAAAAGAGGGCCTGAAAAGGTGGATCAAAAGCAAATTGTTCATAGGAAGTCCTTGGATACATTTGGCCAGAGAACCTCTCAGTACAGAGGAGTCACAAG GCATAGATGGACTGGTCGATATGAAGCTCATCTATGGGACAACAGTTGCAAGAAAGAAGGTCAGAGCAGGAAGGGAAGGCAAG TTTACTTGG gagGTTATGATATGGAGGAAAAAGCTGCAAGAGCTTATGATCTAGCAGCACTCAAGTATTGGGGACCATCCACTCACATTAATTTCCCA TTGGAAAACTATCAAAAAGAACTGGAGGACATGAAGAACATGACCAGACAAGAATATGTTGCCCACTTAAGAAG GAAAAGCAGTGGATTCTCAAGAGGGGCTTCAATGTACAGAGGAGTGACAAG CAGACATCATCAACATGGAAGATGGCAAGCACGGATTGGAAGGGTTGCTGGAAATAAAGATCTTTATCTTGGGACATTCA GCACCCAAGAGGAAGCTGCTGAGGCTTATGACATAGCAGCCATAAAATTCCGAGGACTGAATGCTGTTACCAACTTTGACATAACAAGATATGATGTGGATCGAATTATGGCAAGCAATACCCTTCTTGCTGGAGAACTTGCTAAGCGAAACAAGGAGACCATACCGGTTAATGAGGCTGCTACTAATCAAAACCATGTTGCCCAAACCAGCAATGGCGAAGCCATTGTCTCACTGAAGAACATTAATGAAGGTGAAGATTGGAAAATGGCACTTTACCAGTCATCCCAGCAGCTTGATCAGAAGCAACCAAGCGCTGAACCTCACAATGTGATTCAAGCCGAGGCGGAGgactctgccaaaatggggGCTGCTCACGTGTCCAATGCCTCTTCATTGGTGACAAGCTTAAGCAGCTCAAGAGAGGGCAGCCCTGATAAGTCTTGCCAGCCAAGTTTCTTTGGAATGCCTCCAGCTGCTTCCAAGTTCTTCACAAGTTCAAGTGACACAGTGAGTTCTTGGATCCCAACAGTCCAATCCAGGCCAGGACTCACCATGCCTCACATGCCAATTTTTGCTGCCTGGACAGATGCATAG
- the LOC18772656 gene encoding AP2-like ethylene-responsive transcription factor ANT isoform X2, whose amino-acid sequence MKSMSNDGSNNNDNNNSNNNNNNWLDFSLSPNMKMEAPSEPHHHHHHHQISESSSSSVAAIASSVPTSFFHSPPHFNYGIYYGVEGDTSAGLYSPLSMMPLKSDGSLCIMEALNRSQQPQGMVTTTTTSTPKLEDFFGGATMGTHYENNDREAMALSLDSMFYQQNNHHEPNNQNLINHLQQQQQQQQQQQQNPRHQEQSVHQVQVQAQQQQYSYYSGLRGHEMMLEEGHKETHLAADNYNLQQPRMGLDQSISDMKCWISRNYAANHAMEQNMIGCMGDNGAESGSIGAMPYGDLQSLSLSMSPGSQSSCVTGSQQISPTLADSVTMDTKKRGPEKVDQKQIVHRKSLDTFGQRTSQYRGVTRHRWTGRYEAHLWDNSCKKEGQSRKGRQVYLGGYDMEEKAARAYDLAALKYWGPSTHINFPLENYQKELEDMKNMTRQEYVAHLRRKSSGFSRGASMYRGVTRHHQHGRWQARIGRVAGNKDLYLGTFSTQEEAAEAYDIAAIKFRGLNAVTNFDITRYDVDRIMASNTLLAGELAKRNKETIPVNEAATNQNHVAQTSNGEAIVSLKNINEGEDWKMALYQSSQQLDQKQPSAEPHNVIQAEAEDSAKMGAAHVSNASSLVTSLSSSREGSPDKSCQPSFFGMPPAASKFFTSSSDTVSSWIPTVQSRPGLTMPHMPIFAAWTDA is encoded by the exons ATGAAATCCATGAGTAATGATGGTAGCAACAACAACGACAACAACAACagtaataataacaataataactggttggatttttctctctctcctaatATGAAAATGGAAGCCCCATCTGagcctcatcatcatcatcaccatcaccaaaTTTcggagtcttcttcttcttctgttgcTGCTATTGCCTCCTCTGTTCCAACTAGTTTCTTCCACTCCCCACCTCACTTCAACTATGGAATATACTATGGAGTTGAAGGAGATACCAGTGCTGGCTTGTACTCTCCTTTGTCCATGATGCCACTCAAGTCTGATGGCTCTCTCTGTATAATGGAAGCTCTCAACAGGTCACAGCAGCCTCAAG GAATGGTAACAACAACTACTACTTCAACTCCAAAACTAGAGGACTTCTTTGGTGGTGCAACCATGGGGACCCATTATGAAAACAATGACAGAGAAGCTATGGCTCTCAGCCTAGACAGCATGTTTTACCAACAAAACAACCATCATGAGCCCAACAACCAAAACTTGATCAACCATcttcagcagcagcagcagcaacaacagcaacagcagcagaACCCCAGGCACCAAGAACAATCAGTGCATCAGGTTCAGGTTCAGgcccaacaacaacaatattcATACTACTCTGGCCTCAGAGGCCATGAGATGATGTTGGAGGAGGGGCACAAGGAAACCCATCTTGCAGCAGATAATTACAATCTCCAGCAGCCAAGAATGGGGCTTGATCAGAGCATTTCTGACATGAAGTGCTGGATTTCAAGAAATTATGCAGCTAACCATGCAATGGAGCAGAATATGATTGGCTGCATGGGTGATAACGGGGCTGAATCTGGGTCTATTGGGGCAATGCCGTATGGGGATTTACAGTCTTTGAGCTTGTCCATGAGCCCTGGCTCCCAATCAAGCTGTGTTACTGGTTCACAGCAAATCTCACCTACTTTGGCTGATAGTGTGACCATGGATACCAAGAAAAGAGGGCCTGAAAAGGTGGATCAAAAGCAAATTGTTCATAGGAAGTCCTTGGATACATTTGGCCAGAGAACCTCTCAGTACAGAGGAGTCACAAG GCATAGATGGACTGGTCGATATGAAGCTCATCTATGGGACAACAGTTGCAAGAAAGAAGGTCAGAGCAGGAAGGGAAGGCAAG TTTACTTGG gagGTTATGATATGGAGGAAAAAGCTGCAAGAGCTTATGATCTAGCAGCACTCAAGTATTGGGGACCATCCACTCACATTAATTTCCCA TTGGAAAACTATCAAAAAGAACTGGAGGACATGAAGAACATGACCAGACAAGAATATGTTGCCCACTTAAGAAG GAAAAGCAGTGGATTCTCAAGAGGGGCTTCAATGTACAGAGGAGTGACAAG ACATCATCAACATGGAAGATGGCAAGCACGGATTGGAAGGGTTGCTGGAAATAAAGATCTTTATCTTGGGACATTCA GCACCCAAGAGGAAGCTGCTGAGGCTTATGACATAGCAGCCATAAAATTCCGAGGACTGAATGCTGTTACCAACTTTGACATAACAAGATATGATGTGGATCGAATTATGGCAAGCAATACCCTTCTTGCTGGAGAACTTGCTAAGCGAAACAAGGAGACCATACCGGTTAATGAGGCTGCTACTAATCAAAACCATGTTGCCCAAACCAGCAATGGCGAAGCCATTGTCTCACTGAAGAACATTAATGAAGGTGAAGATTGGAAAATGGCACTTTACCAGTCATCCCAGCAGCTTGATCAGAAGCAACCAAGCGCTGAACCTCACAATGTGATTCAAGCCGAGGCGGAGgactctgccaaaatggggGCTGCTCACGTGTCCAATGCCTCTTCATTGGTGACAAGCTTAAGCAGCTCAAGAGAGGGCAGCCCTGATAAGTCTTGCCAGCCAAGTTTCTTTGGAATGCCTCCAGCTGCTTCCAAGTTCTTCACAAGTTCAAGTGACACAGTGAGTTCTTGGATCCCAACAGTCCAATCCAGGCCAGGACTCACCATGCCTCACATGCCAATTTTTGCTGCCTGGACAGATGCATAG